The stretch of DNA TTTTCGGCAACGTACTGGAGTCTGTTCTCATAGCAGAAAACTTGTAATCGGGAGATTAATATAAAGATTTTACTGTGCATAGGCGGGGGAGAGATGTCGAGGGGAACGATCGTCACAGGTGGCAGGGTAGCCGCAGCATTTGATGCTGACCTGTCCATATTGTATGTCGGCAAAAAACAAGCAAGCGCAATGACAAGTACCATGAACATGAGCAGGATGAAATTGTCCGAGTGGGAAATCGAACATCCCGGAGTTAAAGTTCTCGAATACGCCGAACTCGTACTAAGCGATATGGATCTGCTTCAGGTAAACGAAGCTGGAGAGATAGTTGAAAAACACGCTCTTAAGCCTGACATCAACGGGGCATATGAGTTGCACGCCATAGGAAAGCATGGCCAGAATATCCGGCTGCGGCTGAGAGAGGGAGAGATCATCGATCAAGTTATCGATGAGGTGGACGTAGGAGGCTATGACGTGGCGATAATCGGGGCAAGCAAAGAAAGAAGGCTTGCTCACAGGCTCATCCATTTTGTGAATTGTTCGTTGTTTATTACCAAGAATATTCGAGACATTACCTATAAGTTTCTCTTTGCTATAGACGACACCGAGTTGTCGAGAAAAGCGCTTCTGCTCGGAGTCCGAACAGCCGCATTTCTAAAAGCGGAAGCGACATTACTCACGGTTGTCGAAAAAGAATCCGATATAGAATCGGGGGAAGCACATCTGAAAAAAGCGGAAAAAGTATTAAAAAAAGCTAATATTCCGTATCTGAAAAAAGTTTTGATAGGAGATATTGTCGAAACTATAATCAAAGAGGCGGGAGACGATAATATCGTGGTAATGGGATCGAGTAAAAGTTCTCAGCTGAGCAAGTTTTTTAAAGCTACAAAAGCGGTCAAGGTCGTTCAAGACGGAAATTGTCCGGTCTTGATAGCAAAGTAAGTATTAAACCAGAGAACTCTTAATGTATATTGTTCCTGTTGTCAACAAATTCCCCGCATCTTTTGTCCTTTTATGTATTCGAATTAAATCCGAGATTACTTCGTCGTCCCGATCCCGAAACTTCGGGACGGGACTCCTCGTAATGACAGCACCCTGCGAGTCAGGGTTTACCCTGATCGCCATGAAACTGTCATTCTGAATCCGTCGGCTGACGGATGAAGAATCTCAACCGGAGGGAGACATACTATTGAGCATCCTACTTGTTCACAATAATTGCCAAGTATTTGCGCGAGATTGGCTTCGCCTGTCTTCGGCTCTTCGCTGCCCGCCTGACTTCAGTCTGGCAGGCAGGAGATTTCGTCCGGACGAGGAAGATGGTGTTGTTGAGGTAGGGGACGCAGATCTGCGTCCCCTACGGATTGCGTGGCAGGCGGGGTGTGTGATAGATCGGTTACGATAATTTTGGAGAGAACATCAGAATCACACCCTCTCCCGATAAATCGGGATGACACCCCCGCTGTTAGCGGGACTAAAGGCTCCCTCAAGGGAGGAGGTTCGAGGACTCCTTTTCCAAATTCTCATGATCATCTGATTACCTCCAGTCGGTTACGAATATACCCGGTTTTTGGATTGACAGCAGAATTGAAAACGCGCAGGAATTATGATTTTGAGTCCGGGAGAACATCGAGCAGCTCGGGTTTCACTTGCGTACTTTCTTCCTGCCCGGATATCACCTTCTCTCTAAATTTGGTGATTAAGACAACAGAAAAAATAATCAAAAAAGCGGCGGCAATTATCCTCAGATCGACGATTTCATCGGCAAACAGCCAGCCTAAAAATACTGCGATGACAGGATTCACATATGCGTAAGTCGAGACGTGGTCGGGAGTCGAGTGGCGCAGGATATATACGTAAGAACTGTATCCGATCAGCGAACCGAAAACTATCAAATATCCGAGCGACCAAAACGATTTTAACGACATGCTGCTTATGTCCAATGATGTAAACTCACCGTTTATCAGGCTGAGAATCAGCAAGAAAATACCGCCCATTATCATCTGCATAGCCGCCGACAACATCAGCGATTTAGGATGGTTTGCGCCTTTGGAATAAACCGAACCCGCCGC from Candidatus Neomarinimicrobiota bacterium encodes:
- a CDS encoding universal stress protein, which produces MSRGTIVTGGRVAAAFDADLSILYVGKKQASAMTSTMNMSRMKLSEWEIEHPGVKVLEYAELVLSDMDLLQVNEAGEIVEKHALKPDINGAYELHAIGKHGQNIRLRLREGEIIDQVIDEVDVGGYDVAIIGASKERRLAHRLIHFVNCSLFITKNIRDITYKFLFAIDDTELSRKALLLGVRTAAFLKAEATLLTVVEKESDIESGEAHLKKAEKVLKKANIPYLKKVLIGDIVETIIKEAGDDNIVVMGSSKSSQLSKFFKATKAVKVVQDGNCPVLIAK